The following coding sequences lie in one Ostrea edulis chromosome 8, xbOstEdul1.1, whole genome shotgun sequence genomic window:
- the LOC125662706 gene encoding uncharacterized protein LOC125662706 → MEFLKVLVVLLLVFHGSLSKPIGSGDELRVIVGQLERLVASLRQQVDYVDKPEYMYSMSDIQSWSESTPEFPIPGAKMLGKLLKPYFGSFPDGPYTSEMPLRPYDIMTKLSAWYNTEVTFRERGFGDIVEEIVKAHFQCAATKLNQMVFYVLKHNSREITKNDQVMNIHVREILRRWMMDTATMHNVAQEIVLTTQRQTFEEIIDQIADFQFEDIEEFLGKLRVLLWKTEQNKWSPVMFDEKLNQFLTDNDFVFKCPSINDLWRFHKKIASRFQERFPVNKLLTETDAWLRKVLPTYMPTDATPAITAILQVCTDYVKSVKLHFREVENHVSTGNAADVTNFMSKYLVPHQLKYLQSVFEFLNTGDTTNVMKMEEMGNPRQSNRCTGFNGRCE, encoded by the exons ATGGAGTTCTTGAAAGTCCTCGTGGTTTTGCTGTTAGTTTTTCACG GTTCACTTTCGAAGCCTATTGGTTCTGGGGACGAGCTACGTGTCATTGTCGGACAACTAGAGAGACTCGTAGCAAGCTTGCGGCAGCAGGTAGATTATGTGGATAAACCCGAGTACATGTATTCGATGAGCGACATCCAATCATGGAGCGAGTCTACGCCTGAATTCCCAATCCCTGGAGCCAAGATGTTGGGAAAGCTTCTGAAGCCATACTTCGGCAGTTTCCCAGATGGACCATACACAT CGGAGATGCCTTTAAGACCATATGACATTATGACAAAGTTGAGCGCATGGTACAACACTGAAGTGACATTCAGGGAACGGGGTTTCGGCGACATTGTGGAAGAGATCGTGAAAGCCCATTTCCAGTGTGCAGCTACAAAACTCAACCAAATGGTTTTCT ATGTTTTGAAGCATAACTCACGTGAAATAACCAAGAATGACCAGGTCATGAACATTCACGTGAGGGAGATTCTACGGAGATGGATGATGGATACAGCCACGATGCATAATGTCGCCCAGGAAATTGTTTTGACAACGCAGAGACAAACCTTCGAGGAGATCATTGATCAAATTGCGGATTTCCAATTCGAAG ATATCGAGGAATTCCTTGGGAAATTGAGAGTGCTCTTATGGAAGACTGAGCAGAATAAATGGTCCCCAGTCATGTTTGACGAGAAACTAAATCAATTTTTGACAGACAATGACTTTGTCTTTAAATGTCCGAGCATCAACGATCTATGGCGTTTCCATAAAAAAATTGCTAGCCGCTTTCAAGAAAG GTTTCCTGTTAACAAACTCTTAACGGAGACCGATGCCTGGCTGAGGAAAGTCCTCCCTACATACATGCCTACAGACGCCACCCCCGCTATTACTGCCATCCTTCAAGTGTGCACGGACTACGTCAAGTCAGTCAAGTTACACTTCAGAGAAGTGGAGAATCACGTGAGCACCGGAAATGCAGCTGACGTCACAAACTTCATGTCAAAATATCTTG TACCACATCAACTCAAATATCTGCAGTCAGTCTTTGAATTCCTTAATACTGGGGATACCACCAACGTCATGAAAATGGAAGAAATGGGAAATCCTCGGCAATCCAACCGATGCACAGGATTCAACGGAAGATGTGAATGA